A section of the Oncorhynchus gorbuscha isolate QuinsamMale2020 ecotype Even-year linkage group LG06, OgorEven_v1.0, whole genome shotgun sequence genome encodes:
- the fancf gene encoding Fanconi anemia group F protein isoform X2 codes for MEAIVKNVQRTTELLAVSQTETVQRWDKQTLDRAFQWTQYCQHVYTRFHANPTVRDILEKQLQVTNESLRTTFHGYTDITFSDLSQCQHLLLVGLLNNAAVPSSVVKLLFDTITVGGKYKDATGHCTELIEVKSACKVLNAIHLKRSTSFPGPDADVLGMTLMEMLDILLSPATGGSKVGLAEKLLDNVLQTCGENENFSGVVAAALLSRKNDKTATTTKMAPEGVSFHFILDWLQQHHSLLHNMCSTLPIGLLTDLHQQSVRFRVTYGNMLKQWGSQLEYDVGEGEWVQMYTTDGVSFTTLSDHYRSLLGACPSTKEDVERELTELKVADGDFDVRGLSVWGDLLSELNTV; via the exons ATGGAGGCTATTGTAAAGAACGTGCAGCGGACCACGGAGCTACTCGCTGTGTCGCAGACAGAGACGGTGCAGCGGTGGGACAAACAGACCCTGGACAGAGCCTTCCAATGGACTCAGTACTGCCAACACGTCTACACAAGGTTCCATGCAAATCCGACCGTCAGGGACATCTTGGAAAAACAACTACAGGTGACAAACGAAAGTTTACGAACAACTTTTCATGGGTATACGGACATCACGTTTTCTGACCTGTCGCAGTGTCAACACTTGCTGCTTGTGGGGTTACTAAACAACGCCGCTGTTCCGAGCTCAGTCGTCAAACTACTTTTCGACACTATAACTGTTGGAGGTAAATATAAGGACGCCACCGGTCATTGCACTGAACTCATAGAAGTGAAATCAGCATGTAAAGTCTTAAACGCCATTCATTTGAAACGCAGTACGTCCTTTCCCGGTCCCGATGCTGACGTGTTAGGCATGACACTGATGGAGATGTTGGATATCCTGCTCTCTCCAGCGACTGGCGGGTCCAAGGTGGGCCTAGCAGAGAAGTTATTGGACAACGTCTTACAAACCTGTGGTGAAAATGAAAACTTCTCAGGAGTCGTTGCTGCTGCTCTCCTGTCAAGGAAAAACGACAAaacggcaacaacaacaaaaatggctCCAGAAGGAGTTTCATTCCACTTTATCCTGGATTGGCTGCAGCAACACCACAGTTTACTCCATAATATGTGTTCCACGTTGCCTATTGGTCTTTTGACGGACCTCCACCAGCAGTCGGTGAGGTTTAGAGTGACCTACGGTAACATGTTGAAGCAATGGGGGTCACAGTTGGAGTATGAcgtgggagaaggagagtgggTTCAAATGTATACCACCGACGGGGTGTCGTTCACGACACTGTCTGACCATTATAGGTCGTTGCTAGGGGCTTGTCCGTCAACAAAGGAGGACGTTGAGAGAGAGCTGACAGAACTGAAGGTTGCAGATGGGGACTTTGATGTTAGAG GTCTGAGTGTTTGGGGTGACCTCCTCTCTGAGCTGAACACGGTCTGA
- the fancf gene encoding Fanconi anemia group F protein isoform X1, translating to MEAIVKNVQRTTELLAVSQTETVQRWDKQTLDRAFQWTQYCQHVYTRFHANPTVRDILEKQLQVTNESLRTTFHGYTDITFSDLSQCQHLLLVGLLNNAAVPSSVVKLLFDTITVGGKYKDATGHCTELIEVKSACKVLNAIHLKRSTSFPGPDADVLGMTLMEMLDILLSPATGGSKVGLAEKLLDNVLQTCGENENFSGVVAAALLSRKNDKTATTTKMAPEGVSFHFILDWLQQHHSLLHNMCSTLPIGLLTDLHQQSVRFRVTYGNMLKQWGSQLEYDVGEGEWVQMYTTDGVSFTTLSDHYRSLLGACPSTKEDVERELTELKVADGDFDVRGLSVWGDLLSELNTV from the coding sequence ATGGAGGCTATTGTAAAGAACGTGCAGCGGACCACGGAGCTACTCGCTGTGTCGCAGACAGAGACGGTGCAGCGGTGGGACAAACAGACCCTGGACAGAGCCTTCCAATGGACTCAGTACTGCCAACACGTCTACACAAGGTTCCATGCAAATCCGACCGTCAGGGACATCTTGGAAAAACAACTACAGGTGACAAACGAAAGTTTACGAACAACTTTTCATGGGTATACGGACATCACGTTTTCTGACCTGTCGCAGTGTCAACACTTGCTGCTTGTGGGGTTACTAAACAACGCCGCTGTTCCGAGCTCAGTCGTCAAACTACTTTTCGACACTATAACTGTTGGAGGTAAATATAAGGACGCCACCGGTCATTGCACTGAACTCATAGAAGTGAAATCAGCATGTAAAGTCTTAAACGCCATTCATTTGAAACGCAGTACGTCCTTTCCCGGTCCCGATGCTGACGTGTTAGGCATGACACTGATGGAGATGTTGGATATCCTGCTCTCTCCAGCGACTGGCGGGTCCAAGGTGGGCCTAGCAGAGAAGTTATTGGACAACGTCTTACAAACCTGTGGTGAAAATGAAAACTTCTCAGGAGTCGTTGCTGCTGCTCTCCTGTCAAGGAAAAACGACAAaacggcaacaacaacaaaaatggctCCAGAAGGAGTTTCATTCCACTTTATCCTGGATTGGCTGCAGCAACACCACAGTTTACTCCATAATATGTGTTCCACGTTGCCTATTGGTCTTTTGACGGACCTCCACCAGCAGTCGGTGAGGTTTAGAGTGACCTACGGTAACATGTTGAAGCAATGGGGGTCACAGTTGGAGTATGAcgtgggagaaggagagtgggTTCAAATGTATACCACCGACGGGGTGTCGTTCACGACACTGTCTGACCATTATAGGTCGTTGCTAGGGGCTTGTCCGTCAACAAAGGAGGACGTTGAGAGAGAGCTGACAGAACTGAAGGTTGCAGATGGGGACTTTGATGTTAGAGGTCTGAGTGTTTGGGGTGACCTCCTCTCTGAGCTGAACACGGTCTGA